A single region of the Ignavibacteria bacterium genome encodes:
- the glgX gene encoding glycogen debranching protein GlgX, with the protein MQRRVFSGKSYPLGATVTPDRSGVNFCVYSRNATAVEILLFDSPEARQPSDVIRLSILNHRTYFYWHAFVEGIKPGQIYAYRVYGPFNPEKGLKFDPEKVLIDPYSLLVVDNLYNREAARKPGSNVQCSMRSVVVDPSDYNWEGDMPLNLERTRTIVYELHVKGFTANPNSGVDERHRGTFKGLVEKIPYLKELGITSVELLPIQQFDPHDVKPPLVNYWGYNPIAFFAPHRAYSSDQSIFGPVNEFRDMVKALHKEGIEVILDVVFNHTAEGDETGPVLSYRGFENKEYYILNENNPYGYANYTGCGNTLNANNTVVKRMIIDSLKYWVSVMHVDGFRFDLASVLARDHDGKPLQNPPILWQIESEPILAGTKLIAEAWDAGGLYQVGSFVGYKWAEWNGKFRDDVRRFVRGDHNMTKIIAQRISASPDIYPDPLRNPARGINFVTCHDGFTLNDLVSYTIKHNKENREENRDGTNENFSWNCGTEGPTNDRAVEQLRKRLIKNYIALLFTSQGTPLLLMGDEVRRTQNGNNNAYCHDNVMNWFDWSLVHKNRDILQFTKKMIHFTRTHHIFTWCSPWLSGGNFGASIIDWHGVEPFKPDFSDNSLTISYTLKDFWNNSYYHFILNSFWDGLDFKLPHYNNANQWEVIMDTAQESPKDFHPPGSGVFVEGDKYLATGRSFVILYAGMK; encoded by the coding sequence ATGCAAAGACGCGTTTTCTCAGGAAAGAGTTATCCTTTAGGTGCAACTGTAACCCCCGACCGCTCGGGGGTTAACTTTTGCGTCTATTCACGGAATGCCACTGCAGTCGAGATACTCCTCTTCGATTCACCTGAAGCTAGGCAACCCTCGGATGTTATCAGGTTGAGTATCCTTAACCACAGGACATATTTTTACTGGCATGCCTTTGTGGAGGGGATAAAACCCGGACAGATATATGCCTACCGTGTTTATGGTCCGTTCAATCCTGAGAAAGGTCTGAAATTTGATCCCGAGAAAGTCTTGATCGATCCCTACTCCCTCCTCGTTGTGGACAATCTCTATAACAGGGAGGCAGCAAGAAAACCGGGGAGCAATGTTCAGTGCTCTATGAGAAGCGTGGTGGTTGATCCCTCCGACTATAACTGGGAGGGGGATATGCCGCTGAATCTCGAGAGGACGAGGACAATCGTCTATGAATTGCATGTGAAGGGATTTACTGCCAACCCGAATTCGGGAGTTGATGAAAGGCACAGGGGCACCTTCAAAGGACTTGTTGAAAAAATCCCGTATCTAAAGGAACTTGGCATCACTTCCGTTGAACTGCTGCCGATACAGCAGTTTGATCCTCATGATGTAAAACCGCCTCTCGTGAATTACTGGGGATATAATCCGATTGCTTTTTTTGCTCCGCACAGGGCATACAGCTCCGACCAGTCTATTTTTGGGCCGGTCAACGAGTTTCGTGACATGGTAAAGGCACTGCATAAAGAAGGAATTGAAGTGATTCTCGATGTGGTGTTCAACCATACTGCCGAGGGTGATGAGACGGGACCCGTCCTTTCCTACAGAGGATTTGAAAACAAGGAATATTACATCCTGAATGAGAATAACCCTTACGGCTATGCAAACTATACAGGCTGCGGAAACACCCTGAATGCAAACAATACTGTTGTGAAAAGGATGATAATCGATTCATTGAAATACTGGGTTTCTGTAATGCATGTTGACGGATTCCGTTTCGATCTCGCATCGGTTCTTGCACGGGATCATGACGGGAAACCACTTCAAAATCCGCCAATTCTTTGGCAGATCGAGTCCGAACCCATTCTCGCAGGAACAAAATTGATTGCAGAAGCATGGGATGCGGGGGGATTGTATCAGGTCGGTTCTTTTGTCGGTTACAAATGGGCTGAGTGGAACGGGAAGTTCAGGGATGATGTGAGGAGATTTGTCAGGGGCGACCACAATATGACAAAAATTATCGCACAAAGAATATCTGCGAGTCCCGACATTTATCCCGATCCCCTAAGGAATCCTGCACGCGGAATCAATTTCGTCACCTGTCACGACGGTTTTACTCTGAATGACCTCGTTTCATACACTATAAAACATAACAAGGAAAACAGGGAGGAAAACAGGGACGGAACAAATGAGAACTTCTCATGGAACTGCGGGACGGAGGGACCAACAAACGACCGGGCTGTTGAACAACTGAGAAAAAGGCTTATCAAAAATTATATAGCGTTACTCTTCACTTCACAGGGAACCCCTCTTCTGCTAATGGGGGATGAAGTAAGGCGGACACAAAACGGTAATAACAATGCCTATTGTCATGATAATGTTATGAACTGGTTCGACTGGTCTTTGGTACACAAGAACAGGGATATTCTGCAGTTCACTAAAAAGATGATCCATTTTACCAGAACTCACCACATCTTCACATGGTGTTCCCCCTGGTTAAGCGGCGGGAATTTTGGTGCTTCGATTATCGACTGGCATGGTGTCGAACCCTTCAAACCCGATTTTAGCGACAATTCGCTTACGATTTCATATACCTTGAAAGATTTTTGGAACAACTCCTATTACCACTTCATCCTGAACAGTTTTTGGGACGGTCTTGATTTCAAGTTGCCACACTACAACAATGCTAACCAATGGGAAGTTATTATGGATACAGCCCAGGAGAGCCCCAAAGATTTTCATCCGCCCGGCTCAGGCGTCTTTGTGGAGGGAGATAAATACCTCGCCACCGGAAGAAGTTTTGTGATATTGTATGCGGGAATGAAATGA
- a CDS encoding outer membrane beta-barrel protein yields MKKKNIFIVAAALMIFSSQAIAQSFGINFTLGFPQGEFKDNLSRTGIGIGGEILFPTAPGVPVEWGFDLAFVNYGNETRRAPLSNTIPDLTVDVTRSNNIVLGHALIRIAPPSTLFKPYVELIAGGSYMYTQTSLLERFSGKETISDQNFSDWAFSYGGGAGLMFTVYDQMGTRVMVDIKARYLMGTKAEYLTEGDVIINTQNATVSYNTRKSKTDILLAQIGVNLSFSSMFL; encoded by the coding sequence ATGAAAAAGAAGAATATATTTATTGTTGCCGCTGCCTTAATGATTTTTTCATCGCAGGCTATTGCTCAAAGTTTTGGCATAAATTTTACTCTCGGATTCCCACAGGGTGAATTCAAAGACAACCTTTCAAGAACCGGTATCGGTATCGGTGGCGAAATTCTTTTCCCCACAGCACCCGGCGTACCTGTCGAATGGGGTTTCGATCTTGCATTTGTTAATTATGGTAATGAAACAAGAAGAGCACCTCTTAGCAACACTATCCCCGACCTGACTGTTGATGTTACCAGATCAAACAACATTGTTTTGGGACATGCCCTGATTCGTATTGCTCCACCCAGCACCCTCTTCAAACCTTATGTTGAGTTGATCGCAGGTGGTTCATATATGTACACCCAGACTTCACTTCTTGAAAGATTTTCGGGAAAAGAAACCATTTCAGATCAGAATTTCAGCGACTGGGCTTTCAGCTACGGAGGTGGTGCCGGATTGATGTTCACCGTGTACGATCAGATGGGCACAAGAGTAATGGTTGACATAAAGGCAAGATACCTGATGGGTACAAAAGCTGAATACCTCACCGAGGGCGATGTTATCATAAACACCCAAAATGCAACCGTTTCATACAACACAAGAAAATCGAAAACTGATATCCTGCTCGCTCAGATTGGTGTAAACCTTTCTTTTAGCTCGATGTTCCTCTAA
- a CDS encoding nucleotidyltransferase domain-containing protein: protein MTLEQLRKKKRKILRLAESFGVESVMVFGSTARSESDENSDVDFLVEMKEGSTILQRIGFKLALEKYLKKDVDVITVKALKGQLSDTVRRDAVAL, encoded by the coding sequence ATGACATTAGAACAATTAAGAAAGAAGAAACGAAAAATCCTGAGACTTGCTGAAAGTTTCGGGGTTGAAAGCGTTATGGTGTTCGGTTCCACGGCACGAAGCGAATCTGATGAGAACAGCGATGTCGATTTTCTTGTAGAGATGAAAGAAGGAAGTACCATCCTTCAACGAATAGGTTTTAAACTTGCTCTTGAAAAATACCTGAAAAAGGATGTTGATGTAATCACAGTAAAAGCCCTCAAAGGTCAACTTTCTGATACTGTCAGGAGGGATGCAGTTGCTTTATGA
- a CDS encoding DUF86 domain-containing protein, which translates to MRSDWLWLHDILMAINKIKQYTDQAEEEFYKSELVQVWVIYHLQIIGEAANKLSKNLKKKHPNIPWAEITGLRNIIVHEYFGVDLDEIWSTVEYDLPTLEFGISKILSSETE; encoded by the coding sequence ATGAGAAGTGATTGGTTGTGGCTCCATGATATCTTAATGGCAATAAATAAGATAAAGCAATACACCGATCAGGCAGAGGAAGAGTTTTACAAGTCGGAACTGGTACAGGTTTGGGTAATATATCATCTACAAATCATTGGTGAGGCAGCTAACAAACTGTCGAAGAACCTAAAGAAAAAACACCCGAACATTCCATGGGCAGAAATAACCGGTTTGAGAAATATCATAGTGCACGAATACTTCGGTGTTGATCTGGACGAAATTTGGAGTACTGTAGAGTATGACCTTCCTACATTGGAATTCGGAATATCGAAAATTCTTAGCTCGGAAACTGAATAA
- a CDS encoding PQQ-dependent sugar dehydrogenase, whose protein sequence is MKRSIAAVAFVVLVFTVVLMVTPVQSQTLKNAFPNITIPNPVDLQSPMDETNRIFVVSQQGRIFVFPNRSDASNPKVFLDLTDRVLYGGEQGLLGLAFHPNFIKNGYFYVNYTANNPRRTIISRFQVSNVNGDSAVKASEYILMTYNQPFSNHNGGQVSFGPDGYLYIAAGDGGSSGDPQGNGQNKAALLGKILRIDVNGTSPGKNYAIPPDNPFAGNTQGWAEEVYAYGMRNPWRFSFDLATNKLWVADVGQNMWEEINIVEKGGNYGWKIMESFHCYSPSTGCDTTGLKLPIWEYAHNSTGGYSITGGFVYRGNKNPKLTGKYIYADYVSKRIWALKYTPGQPVQNEVLLNNSGLSIVSFGEDNFKNLYILDYSGKIYMFEPQVDAVDAIPQFTGGNFAALKQNYPNPFNPSTSISFALAKESNVKLEVYDIFGSLIEEIKKGVYNAGEFVFGWEPKGLASGTYLIRMTASAADGNGLQTQTIKALFMK, encoded by the coding sequence ATGAAGAGATCAATTGCAGCAGTGGCATTTGTCGTGCTGGTGTTCACCGTGGTGCTGATGGTGACCCCTGTTCAGTCCCAAACACTTAAAAATGCCTTCCCAAACATCACGATACCCAATCCCGTTGACCTACAGTCCCCGATGGACGAGACCAACAGAATATTTGTTGTCTCTCAGCAGGGGAGGATATTCGTATTCCCGAACAGAAGTGATGCCTCGAACCCGAAGGTTTTTCTCGATCTGACCGACCGTGTACTCTACGGTGGTGAACAAGGGTTGCTCGGACTTGCATTTCACCCCAACTTCATAAAAAACGGCTACTTTTATGTCAATTACACCGCAAACAACCCCCGAAGAACGATAATTTCCCGTTTTCAGGTTTCAAATGTGAATGGCGACTCTGCTGTAAAAGCATCCGAATATATTTTAATGACCTACAACCAGCCCTTCTCAAACCACAATGGCGGACAGGTAAGTTTCGGTCCTGATGGCTATCTCTATATAGCTGCAGGTGACGGCGGCTCCTCGGGTGATCCTCAGGGAAACGGACAAAACAAGGCTGCACTTCTGGGAAAGATTTTAAGAATTGATGTGAACGGCACTTCTCCCGGAAAAAATTACGCAATTCCTCCCGATAATCCATTTGCAGGAAACACACAGGGATGGGCAGAGGAGGTTTACGCTTACGGGATGAGGAACCCATGGCGGTTCAGTTTCGATCTTGCCACCAACAAACTCTGGGTTGCAGATGTGGGGCAAAACATGTGGGAAGAGATTAATATCGTAGAAAAAGGGGGTAATTACGGCTGGAAAATCATGGAGTCGTTCCATTGCTACAGTCCGTCTACGGGTTGTGACACTACCGGTCTAAAACTTCCGATCTGGGAATATGCCCACAATTCCACAGGAGGATATTCGATCACGGGGGGCTTCGTTTACAGAGGGAACAAAAACCCGAAACTTACAGGGAAGTATATCTATGCTGATTATGTTTCCAAGAGAATTTGGGCTCTGAAGTATACTCCCGGACAACCCGTTCAAAATGAAGTGCTGCTTAATAATTCAGGACTTTCAATAGTCTCTTTTGGTGAAGACAATTTCAAAAACCTCTATATCCTCGATTATTCCGGTAAGATTTATATGTTCGAACCGCAGGTGGATGCTGTTGATGCAATTCCGCAGTTTACAGGCGGAAATTTTGCAGCACTGAAACAGAATTACCCGAATCCGTTCAATCCCTCCACTTCAATATCATTTGCACTCGCAAAAGAAAGCAATGTAAAACTGGAAGTGTATGACATCTTCGGATCATTGATCGAGGAGATCAAAAAAGGAGTTTACAACGCAGGGGAGTTTGTCTTCGGCTGGGAACCAAAAGGTCTCGCATCAGGCACCTACCTCATCAGAATGACCGCCTCCGCCGCCGATGGTAATGGACTGCAAACCCAAACCATAAAGGCGCTGTTTATGAAGTAA
- a CDS encoding TIGR01777 family oxidoreductase: MSKRIVITGATGLIGKHLCKKIYERGDVPVVITRDPVQARGMAYINEFVKWDYRDPKPVLQKLEGAAAFVNLAGASVAERWSEPYKMVILNSRVQTTDALIHAISLLEKKPEVLISSSATGFYGNTGDEEVDETSRKGEGFLSDVCDAWEKQALLAEPYGVKVSIVRTGVVLSPEGGALKKMIPAFKFMVGGPIGSGTQWMSWIHIDDIVNFYLYLIDNPQDGVFNGVSPTPITMDVFAFQLGKALKKPSLMKVPSFAVKLMFGEMSATILDSQKVIPAYTEKTGFKYAFPEIDDALADLLK, from the coding sequence ATGTCAAAACGAATTGTAATAACAGGTGCCACAGGCTTGATTGGCAAGCACCTTTGCAAAAAAATATATGAGAGGGGCGATGTCCCTGTTGTTATTACGCGTGATCCCGTTCAAGCCCGTGGAATGGCTTACATAAATGAATTTGTGAAGTGGGACTACCGCGATCCCAAACCCGTCCTCCAAAAACTTGAGGGAGCCGCAGCGTTTGTGAATCTCGCAGGAGCTTCCGTTGCCGAAAGATGGAGCGAACCTTATAAGATGGTGATCCTCAACAGTCGCGTTCAAACCACTGATGCACTCATTCACGCCATTTCGCTTTTGGAGAAAAAACCCGAAGTGCTGATTTCCTCATCTGCAACAGGATTCTATGGAAATACAGGTGACGAAGAAGTGGATGAAACCTCCCGTAAGGGGGAAGGATTCCTCTCTGATGTATGTGATGCATGGGAAAAACAGGCTCTTCTCGCTGAACCCTACGGAGTGAAGGTTTCTATTGTGAGAACAGGGGTGGTACTTTCGCCCGAAGGCGGTGCACTAAAAAAGATGATTCCTGCATTCAAGTTTATGGTTGGCGGTCCCATCGGAAGCGGTACCCAGTGGATGTCATGGATCCACATCGACGACATAGTCAATTTTTACCTCTATCTTATCGACAATCCCCAGGATGGCGTTTTCAATGGTGTTTCCCCCACTCCCATAACGATGGATGTATTTGCATTTCAATTGGGCAAGGCACTCAAAAAACCGTCGCTTATGAAAGTGCCTTCATTTGCAGTGAAACTGATGTTTGGTGAAATGTCTGCTACCATCCTCGATAGCCAAAAGGTTATCCCTGCTTACACCGAAAAAACAGGGTTTAAATATGCCTTCCCCGAAATAGACGATGCTTTGGCAGATTTGTTGAAATAA
- a CDS encoding AGE family epimerase/isomerase, which yields MTNFGRQFASFFPAFILFTTASFSQYSPTSPYLTDPDRLVGYVDSCAKFWFNSYDATYGGFYTNVDRMGNVITSWGTNKKPLTQTRHAYAFSKAFMLTGNEVYLQKAQDALTFLYGKAWDNTNGGWYGDLNRQGSPVSSSAAKTAFDAHYALLGIASMYEATRDPLAESWFNKGYDLLENRYWDRGSAFGYFDQAAANFSTRTGKSFNATVDALTTHLLLMSRLTSETKYRTKVDSIVLNILNMLVPTMDSQQIGFAEIYNSDWSINQSETMTIMGHVLKTAWVLGRAYRLDPKPEYITAARKLFNNVLQKGYDHVYGAPYKDYNRTTGQMLLWGIQDSAKAWWQVEQAITGGLELWDITKDDEYLRAADESISFFMNYFVDRTYGEVYENTMRRGGRVWGEHKGNGFKAAYHSVELGYLTYLYSKIYLAKQPFSLYYKFVPSVLPRTIKVSPLLTSAGKLIISGVTLDGAPFASFNPNTLELNLASNTGGKFKVTFQPQEISSIADQEPGIPSEMVLNQNYPNPFNPVTNITFEIKNGTEVLLRVYDVMGNEVATPFAGYKSAGRHTIKFDASGLNSGIYFYTLKTGAGTQSRKMTLLK from the coding sequence ATGACGAATTTTGGACGACAGTTTGCCTCTTTTTTCCCGGCATTTATACTTTTTACAACAGCCTCATTTTCTCAATATTCACCAACATCACCTTACCTGACTGATCCTGACAGACTCGTTGGATATGTTGACAGTTGTGCGAAATTCTGGTTTAACTCATACGATGCGACCTACGGCGGATTTTACACAAATGTGGACAGGATGGGGAATGTTATCACCTCCTGGGGGACAAATAAAAAGCCCCTCACCCAAACCCGTCACGCCTATGCTTTTTCAAAGGCTTTCATGCTTACGGGAAATGAAGTGTATCTGCAAAAGGCTCAGGATGCTCTGACATTTTTATACGGTAAAGCGTGGGATAACACAAACGGCGGCTGGTACGGGGATCTGAACAGACAAGGCTCCCCTGTTTCATCATCCGCAGCCAAAACGGCATTTGATGCACATTACGCTTTATTGGGAATTGCTTCCATGTATGAGGCAACCCGTGATCCGCTTGCTGAATCGTGGTTTAACAAGGGATATGATCTCCTTGAAAACAGGTACTGGGACAGGGGTTCTGCTTTTGGATACTTCGATCAGGCAGCAGCGAATTTTTCCACCCGCACAGGGAAAAGTTTTAACGCAACTGTGGATGCCCTGACAACACATCTGCTTCTGATGAGCAGACTGACGAGCGAAACAAAGTATCGAACCAAAGTTGACTCGATTGTTTTAAACATCCTCAACATGCTTGTGCCGACGATGGACAGCCAGCAAATCGGATTTGCAGAGATATATAATTCTGACTGGAGCATAAACCAGTCTGAAACCATGACGATAATGGGACATGTTCTCAAAACTGCATGGGTGCTCGGAAGGGCATACAGACTCGATCCCAAGCCGGAATATATCACAGCCGCAAGGAAGCTTTTTAATAATGTGCTGCAAAAAGGATACGACCATGTTTACGGTGCACCCTACAAGGATTACAACAGAACGACGGGACAGATGCTTCTTTGGGGGATTCAGGATTCTGCCAAAGCATGGTGGCAGGTCGAGCAGGCAATTACGGGCGGACTGGAGCTTTGGGACATTACAAAAGATGACGAATATCTCAGGGCAGCCGATGAGAGTATCAGTTTCTTTATGAATTACTTTGTCGATCGAACCTATGGTGAAGTCTATGAGAATACGATGCGAAGGGGTGGCAGAGTGTGGGGCGAGCACAAAGGAAACGGTTTCAAGGCGGCGTATCATTCGGTTGAACTCGGCTACCTCACATATCTGTATTCAAAAATTTATCTCGCAAAACAGCCCTTTTCCCTTTATTACAAATTTGTTCCGTCTGTTCTTCCGAGGACAATAAAAGTTTCGCCGCTTCTTACCTCTGCAGGGAAATTGATCATTTCGGGCGTTACGCTGGATGGTGCTCCTTTTGCTTCATTTAATCCGAATACCCTTGAACTGAATCTCGCATCAAACACGGGGGGAAAATTTAAAGTAACCTTCCAGCCACAGGAGATTTCCTCCATCGCAGATCAGGAACCGGGTATCCCGTCTGAAATGGTGCTGAATCAGAACTACCCAAATCCGTTTAATCCCGTTACGAACATAACATTTGAAATAAAGAACGGCACTGAAGTGTTGCTAAGGGTGTATGATGTGATGGGAAATGAAGTCGCAACTCCCTTTGCAGGCTACAAATCTGCAGGGCGACACACAATAAAGTTTGATGCCTCGGGACTGAATTCGGGAATCTATTTCTACACACTTAAAACAGGCGCAGGAACTCAAAGCCGGAAAATGACTCTCTTAAAATGA
- a CDS encoding HAD family hydrolase codes for MKKYDLAVFDMDGTLFDSADTIYHAAIKTFDALGMKNVNFPRDRFETQIGAHFADIFHDFGIVVPDIEHYIDIYKGIYFDFIDDTKFYPGIPELLDSLKDSGVKLGLLTTKNQHQTERIADHFNLHQWFEVLMGRKPGIKIKPDPEPLEIIISHFGADKTGTVMIGDTEFDIGCGQNAGVDTIALGYGYRDKQSLLDLKPTYYANTVEELAKIVLPH; via the coding sequence ATGAAAAAATATGACTTGGCGGTCTTTGACATGGACGGAACCCTTTTTGACTCCGCCGACACTATCTACCATGCTGCGATAAAAACATTTGATGCACTCGGCATGAAAAATGTCAATTTCCCGCGGGACAGGTTCGAAACACAGATCGGTGCCCATTTTGCAGATATTTTCCACGATTTTGGGATAGTTGTCCCTGATATCGAGCATTATATCGATATCTATAAAGGGATTTATTTCGATTTTATCGACGACACAAAATTTTATCCCGGGATTCCCGAACTCCTCGACTCCCTGAAGGATTCAGGTGTAAAACTTGGACTCCTGACCACTAAAAATCAGCACCAGACTGAAAGAATTGCAGACCATTTCAATCTTCATCAATGGTTCGAAGTGTTGATGGGACGAAAACCGGGAATAAAAATTAAACCCGATCCCGAACCGCTCGAGATAATCATCTCACATTTTGGTGCGGATAAAACGGGTACCGTAATGATCGGTGACACGGAATTCGATATCGGATGTGGACAAAACGCCGGTGTGGATACCATTGCCCTTGGATACGGATACAGGGATAAACAATCTCTGCTCGATCTGAAGCCGACATACTATGCAAATACAGTGGAAGAGTTGGCAAAGATAGTGTTGCCTCACTAA
- a CDS encoding NAD(P)H-dependent oxidoreductase, translated as MKKIQILFAHPALEKSRVNKKLVSVAKKMEGITFHDLYEIYPRFDIDVKREQQLLLEHDIIVFHHPFYWYSCPPLLKQWIDLVLEHGWAYGSKGNALTGKSGLSIITAGGREFAYTKEGINKHTVWEFLAPFRQSFALCKMVPLPAFVVYGTHRLDDAAIEKCASDYGKILEILRDEKFDEAKLQNTQYFNDLLTSEGEA; from the coding sequence ATGAAAAAAATTCAAATCCTTTTTGCACACCCCGCCCTTGAGAAATCACGGGTAAATAAAAAACTCGTCTCCGTTGCGAAGAAAATGGAAGGAATCACTTTTCATGATCTTTATGAAATTTATCCCCGTTTCGATATTGATGTAAAAAGGGAGCAACAACTGTTGCTCGAACACGACATTATAGTTTTTCACCATCCGTTCTACTGGTACAGTTGCCCACCTCTCCTGAAGCAGTGGATCGACCTTGTTCTTGAACACGGCTGGGCATACGGCTCAAAAGGTAATGCTCTTACCGGGAAATCGGGACTAAGCATAATCACAGCCGGTGGCAGGGAGTTCGCCTACACAAAAGAGGGGATAAACAAGCATACTGTGTGGGAGTTTCTTGCCCCGTTCAGACAGTCGTTTGCACTTTGCAAGATGGTGCCTCTTCCCGCGTTTGTTGTTTACGGTACCCATCGCCTCGATGATGCTGCGATTGAAAAGTGTGCTTCTGACTATGGCAAGATCCTTGAAATTTTACGGGATGAAAAATTTGATGAGGCAAAGCTGCAAAACACTCAATATTTCAATGATCTTTTAACATCTGAAGGGGAGGCATAA